One Peterkaempfera bronchialis DNA window includes the following coding sequences:
- a CDS encoding alpha/beta hydrolase — MRWGTVAAVAAATAVGAGAVAVLVGRAVSDRAVRPRMQAAAAGGLRVHSTAAGRVALTRAPQTSRRGTYALEWPGGHAVVGEVLETDAQTVVRRLERVDGTPPTPGARVSLTPRVLVGDPGSALGLDFDQTWVRGELGPMPAWYVPGIRDLWVVAVHGPGADRSQVLPILPLLYSFRLPVLAITYRNDEGAPRSPDGLGHFGETEWRDVEAAVRLALQDGARHVLLYGWSLGATMALQTAAHSSWRDAVGGLVLDSPVLDWPAAVRRQATRRGVPPALAELGVRAAQGRSGVDLGEFARLGRGEGLDVPTLILQSPDDTVAPLPVARRLADAREDLVTLHTVPGAEHAALWNADPPGYEEALRRFLTPLV; from the coding sequence ATGCGATGGGGAACCGTGGCGGCCGTTGCGGCCGCCACCGCGGTGGGCGCCGGAGCGGTCGCGGTGCTCGTGGGACGTGCGGTGTCCGACCGGGCGGTGCGGCCGCGGATGCAGGCGGCGGCGGCCGGGGGGCTGCGGGTGCACTCCACGGCGGCGGGCCGGGTCGCGCTGACCCGGGCGCCGCAGACCTCCCGGCGCGGCACGTACGCCCTGGAGTGGCCGGGCGGCCACGCGGTGGTCGGCGAGGTGCTGGAGACCGACGCCCAGACCGTCGTCCGCCGCCTGGAGCGGGTCGACGGCACACCGCCGACCCCGGGCGCCAGGGTCTCCCTGACCCCCCGGGTGCTGGTCGGCGACCCGGGCAGCGCGCTCGGCCTGGACTTCGACCAGACCTGGGTGCGCGGCGAACTGGGCCCGATGCCCGCCTGGTACGTGCCCGGCATCCGCGACCTCTGGGTGGTCGCCGTGCACGGCCCGGGCGCCGACCGCAGCCAGGTGCTGCCGATCCTGCCGCTGCTGTACTCCTTCCGGCTGCCGGTGCTGGCCATCACCTACCGCAACGACGAGGGCGCCCCGCGCTCCCCGGACGGCCTGGGGCACTTCGGCGAGACCGAGTGGCGCGACGTCGAGGCCGCCGTCCGCCTGGCGTTGCAGGACGGCGCCCGGCACGTCCTGCTGTACGGCTGGTCGCTGGGCGCCACCATGGCCCTCCAGACGGCCGCCCACTCCTCCTGGCGTGACGCGGTGGGCGGGCTGGTCCTGGACTCGCCGGTCCTCGACTGGCCCGCCGCCGTCCGCCGCCAGGCCACCCGCCGGGGCGTGCCCCCGGCCCTCGCCGAGCTGGGCGTACGGGCCGCCCAGGGCCGCTCCGGCGTGGACCTGGGGGAGTTCGCCCGGCTCGGCCGGGGCGAGGGGCTGGACGTTCCCACCCTGATCCTCCAGAGCCCCGACGACACCGTCGCCCCACTGCCCGTCGCCCGGCGCCTCGCCGACGCCCGCGAGGACCTGGTCACCCTGCACACCGTCCCCGGCGCCGAGCACGCCGCCCTCTGGAACGCCGACCCGCCGGGCTACGAGGAGGCCCTGCGCCGCTTTCTGACCCCCCTGGTCTGA
- a CDS encoding alpha/beta fold hydrolase: MGVPLPDTFRYRRIEADGVRINCAVGGDGPPVLLLHGYPQTHLTWHLVAPRLAADHTVVLTDLRGYGDSDKPAPGPAAEPYAKRAMARDQLLVMRALGHERFALVGHDRGARVGHRLALDAPEAVGALALLDIVPTRYAFGHVDRALATAYFHWFFLALGNGVPERLIGADPEFWLRALMSAQHRPGAESDPAAMREYVRCFSTPEAVAASCADYRAAATIDLEHDAASAAQSVQCPTLVLWGAHGFVGRTYDVPAVWRGYASDLRGQAVAAGHFLPEEAPRETADALLGFLRESRRESRG, from the coding sequence ATGGGCGTTCCGCTGCCGGACACCTTCCGCTACCGGCGCATCGAAGCGGACGGGGTCCGGATCAACTGCGCGGTCGGCGGCGACGGGCCGCCGGTCCTGCTGCTGCACGGCTACCCGCAGACCCATCTGACCTGGCACCTGGTCGCGCCGAGGCTGGCGGCGGACCACACCGTCGTCCTCACCGACCTGCGCGGCTACGGCGACAGCGACAAGCCCGCCCCGGGCCCGGCCGCCGAGCCCTACGCCAAGCGGGCCATGGCCCGGGACCAACTGCTGGTGATGCGGGCCCTGGGACATGAGCGGTTCGCCCTGGTGGGCCACGACCGGGGCGCCCGGGTGGGCCACCGGCTGGCGCTGGACGCGCCGGAGGCGGTCGGCGCGCTGGCCCTGCTCGACATCGTGCCGACCCGGTACGCCTTCGGGCACGTGGACCGGGCGCTGGCCACGGCGTACTTCCACTGGTTCTTCCTGGCACTCGGCAACGGGGTGCCCGAACGGCTGATCGGCGCCGATCCCGAGTTCTGGCTGCGCGCCCTGATGTCGGCGCAGCACCGGCCGGGCGCGGAGTCGGACCCTGCGGCCATGCGGGAGTACGTCCGCTGCTTCTCCACCCCGGAGGCGGTCGCGGCGTCCTGCGCCGACTACCGGGCCGCCGCCACGATCGACCTGGAGCACGACGCGGCGAGCGCCGCGCAGTCGGTGCAGTGCCCGACGCTGGTGCTCTGGGGCGCGCACGGCTTTGTCGGCCGTACCTACGACGTGCCGGCCGTCTGGCGGGGGTACGCGTCGGACCTGCGCGGGCAGGCCGTGGCAGCCGGGCACTTCCTACCGGAGGAGGCGCCTCGGGAGACCGCCGACGCGCTGCTCGGCTTCCTCCGGGAGAGCCGACGGGAGAGCCGAGGGTGA
- a CDS encoding NAD(P)/FAD-dependent oxidoreductase: protein MVPSGPDALRNGGVSFWYSSIGLPEPRPALPGPTEADVCIVGGGFTGLWTAYYLKKADPGLRVVVLERRFCGYGASGRNGGWLYNGFAGRGAFARRYGREAAQAMQRAMNGAVQEVLRVAAAEGIDADVAEGGVLEVARTPAQLARLGAFVEEEHAFGETDRTLLTAAETADRIRVAGTLGATWSPHGAGIQPAKLVQGLARAVEALGVRIHEATPVTAIRPASATARAVAATPYGEVSADFVLRATEGFTAQLRGEKRTWLPMNSAMVVTEPLPDAFWAETGWVGREMLGDFAHAYMYAQRTADDRIALGGRGVPYRFGSGTDADGGTQQRTVRQLRDILVRFFPGAADARIEQAWAGVLGVPRDWCSTVELDRASGLGWAGGYVGSGVTTTNLAGRTLRDLVLGRETALTRLPWVGHTVRRWEVEPLRWLGVHSLYAAYHAADRQESTGRPTTSPLARIADLISGRH from the coding sequence GTGGTTCCCTCCGGTCCCGACGCGCTCCGCAACGGCGGGGTCTCCTTCTGGTACTCCTCGATCGGGCTGCCGGAACCCCGCCCGGCACTGCCCGGCCCGACCGAGGCCGATGTCTGCATCGTCGGCGGCGGCTTCACCGGGCTCTGGACGGCGTACTACCTCAAGAAGGCCGACCCGGGGCTGCGGGTGGTGGTGCTGGAGCGCCGCTTCTGCGGCTACGGCGCCTCCGGCCGCAACGGCGGGTGGCTCTACAACGGCTTCGCCGGGCGCGGCGCCTTCGCGCGGCGGTACGGGCGGGAGGCCGCCCAGGCCATGCAGCGGGCGATGAACGGCGCGGTACAGGAAGTGCTGCGGGTCGCGGCGGCGGAGGGGATCGACGCGGACGTGGCCGAGGGCGGCGTGCTGGAGGTCGCCCGGACACCCGCGCAACTGGCCCGGCTGGGAGCCTTCGTCGAGGAGGAGCACGCCTTCGGCGAGACCGACCGGACCCTGCTGACGGCGGCGGAGACCGCAGACCGGATACGGGTGGCCGGGACGCTCGGCGCCACCTGGAGCCCGCACGGCGCCGGTATCCAGCCCGCCAAGCTGGTGCAGGGCCTGGCGCGGGCGGTGGAGGCGCTGGGCGTACGCATCCACGAGGCGACCCCGGTGACCGCGATCCGCCCGGCGTCGGCCACCGCGCGCGCTGTGGCAGCCACCCCGTACGGGGAGGTGTCGGCGGACTTCGTACTGCGGGCCACCGAGGGGTTCACCGCGCAGCTGCGCGGCGAGAAGCGCACCTGGCTGCCGATGAACTCGGCGATGGTGGTCACCGAGCCGCTGCCGGACGCCTTCTGGGCGGAGACCGGCTGGGTGGGCCGGGAGATGCTGGGCGACTTCGCGCACGCCTATATGTACGCGCAGCGCACCGCCGACGACCGGATCGCGCTGGGCGGGCGCGGCGTGCCGTACCGGTTCGGCTCGGGCACCGACGCGGACGGCGGCACCCAGCAGCGGACGGTCCGTCAACTGCGGGACATCCTGGTGCGGTTCTTCCCCGGCGCGGCGGACGCGCGGATCGAGCAGGCATGGGCGGGCGTGCTGGGCGTACCGCGCGACTGGTGCTCCACGGTCGAGCTGGACCGGGCGTCGGGGCTCGGCTGGGCCGGCGGCTACGTCGGCAGCGGGGTCACCACCACCAACCTGGCCGGGCGCACCCTGCGCGACCTGGTCCTGGGCCGGGAGACCGCACTCACCCGGCTCCCCTGGGTCGGCCACACGGTCCGCCGCTGGGAGGTCGAGCCGCTGCGCTGGCTGGGCGTCCACAGCCTCTACGCCGCCTACCACGCCGCCGACCGCCAGGAATCCACCGGCCGCCCCACCACCTCCCCCCTCGCCCGCATCGCCGACCTCATCTCCGGCCGCCACTGA